The window gcctcgagctctggagagcccgagTAAGTctcccttgtcatttcaggcagtgcttgctgcctgtcAATAtcaatttccttttctctcccctgctggagggagagaaagggaaataaaggctttCAAGCAGCAAACTCTGCCTGaagaggacaggggagagctcgcttggggaTCTCTGAAGCCAGGGTGTGGGGAGTCttggggctcttccggagcctgagcctgagccacacccagtgcacgtgacatcacgtgcatgggACATTGCTAGAGGGGCCACTGGGCGGGGCGGGCCCAAGCCATCAtttggctggctccgcgcctggagCCAGGGCTGGAGAAAGGTCTCTGCTTGAGAGAGACTGCCATTACagtagatcagggattcccaaacttgggtccctaaatgttgttggactacaacccccattatccccagccacaatggacaaaaGCTATGGTGGCTGGAGAGCTAtaatccacaacatctgggggacccaagtttgagaacccctggagtgTACTGCCCAGATGGTcctaatggcctgactcagcataaggcagcttcatatgatcaATACATTCCAGAAAGAAGAAGATACTATTAATGAATTAACATGACTGCTCTGAAGAGTCCTATCAATGTTGAGGATAAAAAAATAAGGCTCCTGAATCAAATGTAAGGCACAGGGAATTAAATTATACTTTATATATTCTTCCCATACAGACACTAAATGCTGATATTCATGAATACTATGTGGCAAATTTCAAACAACTGAACACTGCATATTATGTGCTAGGTGAGTGGGCCATCTTACATAATCGATAGATTTTGGCcataaattgattttaaaagcacTGGTTTGCTCTTTATCTTTCTTCAGGAGGGAGGCTACTTTATGAAGCAAGGTGATCAACTCAACCAACTTCTTCCTCCCCTATACACACTGCCAGTCCCAAACTTGAACTAGAGCTTTGTAACTGGTTTTACGGAATACAAAAGTGACATACAGATACAGCTGTAATAGAAAAACCATCCATGCAATTCTTTGTCAGCACACAAGTTCTGAAGGTCTAAAGCTGTAGATcctcagggtgttttttttaaaaggatacacAGGACCTGCCTGTGAATGGCAAGAAAATGTCATTTCAAACAGGAAAACAAAACTAATCATAGCCCATGCAACATTCTCCACACATCTGTCACTGAATTCACACCCAGATTACCACTTGCTCACACTCTGATTACACTAAATTCCAAAATTAAAAGGGGATAAAAGGGAAATAAAGCAGCTTCAAAAATTGTCAAGATTTTGAAATGTGGAAAAACACACAAAGATCTTGGTGTGAATAAACATGGCACAGGTAGACAACggatttctttttcctcttattAAACATTATTGCACAGAGACCTTTAATCACACGTTCTTCAGTTTTATGCATTTTCCTAAAAATGTGACATAAGTGCGATGgagaacattaaaaaaatgtaGAAAAGAAGAACAGCAGCATGATTTGTCACACTTAACCCCTATAATTTAGTAGGGGGAAAAACCCTGCTATAAACAAAAATAAGTGCTCTTTGCTCACTCAGAATGCTGTGGAAATCTGTAAATGCTTAGGGTACACAACACTAATCCAGAGGAAAAATGGGCTAAGCAGGGTAAAATACCCTCCCTTGAAAATTAGGATGAAAATCTAGATTTCAAGTGCACTCATCAATGTAGCTATTTACAATTCTGAATGGCCTAAAACAGAACCAGCTTTCATTTAAGACCTTGTCTGCAAGTCCATGATTCTCCAGACTCATATTAGCCTCAACTGGAACTTACTCCAACTAAGGACCATAAAAGGAAGACCCTAAATTTGTGAATGAAAGTTTTTGAGAATTTTGTACACAATTTACACATATACAGGTTGACAGGCTCCAGTTTGATCCAGCCCATCTTTGCTTTCGACATCTGAATTCTCAGACTGGCTTACTTCCGGCCTAGAAGGCTTTGGATATCTGAATGGGTATCCATTGTCGTCAAAGAACCTTCGGAAGGTGAACTCATAGAAGGCATGTTCTGTGTGTTTGCCACCTGATGAGGTCTGCGGGTCCCATGCCCTGGTGCTATCCTCACTAGCATCATCCCAAGGACCATCTTCATCTACTGGATCAAAATTTGAGGTGTCCATTGGATGGCTGATTTTGGGGACATAAGGAGCTCGCTGCCTGCGGATGTCAGTGGAGAAGTCTATGGAGTCAAAGAAAGGGTGGACCTTAATATCGTCTGCTCCATTTCTTCCAAGTCTCTCTTCAGCAGCGCAACACAGTTTTGTGATAAGGTCACTTGCTTCAGGGCTTAGCTTGATCTGGGAGGGAATGTGAAGTGTGTTCTCCCAGTTTATCACCTGAACAACATAAAATATCCAATTAGCACTGAATAATATTCCTCTTGAAATGCAAGACTTCCTGACATAAAACAAGTTTGAACTATGCTTGCAAAGCAAATGCCTGCAAAGCACAACTGAACAGTTGGTCCCACTGACAACTCCATTTCTGCTGATATACTCCCTGCCCATCACGGAAGGTCTATGAAAACAGTTGAGATAACAACAAAAAGGCAGACATCACTCCACAAGCGGGAAAGCCATGAAGTGACTTAACTGCATTATGGTCCTCTCTTGCCCCATTTCTTCTACCATCCCTACAACCCCAACCATGGTCTTTAAGCACTGCACGCTGCTCTGTCCCAGAGTGAAGTAACCAGTGAAACTGTTCTATTGTCACTATTGTTGGGAACCCAAAAATCACTGCGAGGCACCCCAAATTAAACACGGGGAAATTTAGAAGCCGCAACCAAGACAAAACGTGCAAGATTTTCAATGCCGTCTCCATAAAACTGGGACACTCTTCAGGACCAAGTGCTTGCAACCCCATCCTATGCATTATAAAGTGCAACCATCCTAATATCCAAGTTTGGGATGTAtgctgcatttttttaaactgcacAGTGTTTTACAACTGTCGGAGTGAATGTTTACCTTCAGCTGGGTTTCTGTGGGAGAGGGAGCGAGAAAGGGAGGCTGCCCCACCAGCATCTCAAAGAGAATCACACCAACACTCCACCAGTCACAAAGCTGAGTATATCCTGAAAGGCAAGCAGGAAGTAGGCTCAGTGGCATGAAGCGCCTTTTATCGACTTCAGCTGATATACCAACTAAGGCCCTATCTGGACAGTGACAGCCTGGCTTCAGTCATCCATGCACTGGTAACCTCCCCCTGgtttactgcaatgtgttgtacatgggGCTACTTTTGAAGACAGTCTAGAaatttcagctggtgcagaacaGGGCAGCGAGGCTGCCCTTAGTAATATTCCTCCAGTGTGGAGTGTGGAGTAGGGCCTGTGCATTACATGTAATGGCTTGGATCCTAACTTTCCTTCTGAGTTACATTCATGGAACAGGGCGTTCTGGCTTCCTGCTTCTCATTGCAGCCCCCTCTACCCTGTTCTCTGAAAATTTTGCTCctaagggttggggggggggggccctctggaACTGGATGACAAGTGGCAGTGGACGCTGAAGCAGGAATGGGGACATTGGCAAAAGTCAGCTTCCCACTCACGCAAGAGCACCTTAGGATCCTAGCCAATGTGTGATGCAGAGAAAAAAGTTCTTCCCATAAATTTCCATGCATTTTTATTTGCTATCGTAGTcttattcaggcattatgctgtacacacatttgtgtgtgaatgactgcacttgCTACAGGCACCTTCAAAAGCAGggcacagacaggaagtgtactattgtatgtgcatacagctaAATGTAGGATATGTGTGTATGCTGGCTGGCATAacgagggaaattactcaaagtagtcccactgctCCTCAGTctatacagattgtacatgcactaaacataatgtgtgaagcaggGTAACAAATAGGAGGTGAATAGAGGTAGACACAGGTTTCCTACAACTTCTCTATCTTAGCTGTCTGTCAGCCCAATATCTAGCACTAAGGGCAAAGAGTATATTGACACCATGTCTGGACAGCATGCTTATGCTTCCACATGATAAAGCAAAACATCCCAACCTTTCACGAGGCCCTTAACATTGACATACAGAAGTTAAAATAGCAGCTTTTGTCTGATAGAGATAAGAATCATCTACCTTTTCGAAGCAGAACTTCTGGTGCAATGTAATTGGGAGTGCCAACTAATGAGTGGGCTAAACATcgctgatgttgctttttagctcTTTGCTCCAGTGTCTTCAGCCTGTCTCCACACCTACAGTTGGACACATCATCCCAAAGATCGCTTGGCTCCATGCTGTCCTGCCTGATGTGGCTCCCTtccaaaggtgggtgggggagagaaaaaggaaacaaacatGATTACATGGGAAGATTTGAAAGAGCTCTCCCATGAAACCAAATCAGCACCACTATGTTTTGCTTTGAAACACAACATTCCAAGATGCAGACTTTTGAGTTTTGTAATTTAGTTTTGTTGCGACTTGTGGTTATATTTTAAATCCTGTGCAACAAGTTAATTTAATAAATGCAatggctgacctccagactaatGGAGTGCTTGTGTTGCTAATGCTACACTGGTTCTAGGGAGGGGAAATTTTTGGTCTCTGCTTGTCTTCAaagcccactgtgcctgccaaagatatgtccctgagggcatgccctcaactcctgcctgtaggcttccagtggcatctggtgagccactgtgcaaaacaggatgctggactagatgggcattcttgggcctgacccagcagggctgttcttatgttcttatgagggctGCAGGAGCTCAGCAGGCACAGGGGCTTCAGAGTGAATGGGAAACGAATAAAAATGGCACTTCCCTCCAGCACCAGCACAACAATAGCAGCATGAGCACTGCgttagtctggaggtcagccaaTGTTTAGAGAGCAATAGAGAAGCTTAGTACTCAAAAGGCTCTTACGAGAAGGCCACAAATTCAGCTCTGGGGCATGCATGCTAGTATATCATGCAGAATTTGTGATGACCGCATGCTTACTTGCACATTTGCAAGGATAACTGTTCGTAAGTGTGAATTCAGCAATCTTCACATTGAATTCAGCAATCTTCTCTTATCTGGTCGTCTGCTGACATACCTCAGCTTTCTCACCTTTATCTAGAACTCTCCCACCAAAATAATTCCTGTCTCTCGGTGCCCCTCCTTAAATTCCTAGACTTTCTGTCCACTCCCAGATGCAGCACAAATTTCTCTTCCTTACCTTTAAAACCCCCAATGGCCTTCCCCATTCCTTATCCCTGCTCTCATCTCATTACACTTCTGCCTGCAATCTTTGTTCCCCAAGTTCCACCACTCTCCGCTGCTTTCACCCTTActgccccttatgcctggaaTTGTCTCCTCAGCCATAGGTATGATACtgtctctctcactttctccaaATCCTTCCTCAAACCCACCTTTTCCATTAAGCCTTTGACACAACCCCTTAATCACCACCcccatagaacataagaacagcctcgctggatcaggcccaaggcctatctaacccagcatcctgtttcattcaGTGGCCCACTAGAAGCTTCTGGGAGGCCCATAGACAAAAGCtgaggacatgtcctctctcctgctattgcaccctgcaactggtatttagaggtatcttggcCCTTAAGTTGGAGGTggtttatagccctcagactggaagccattgatagacttatcctccatgactttatctaagcccttcttaaagccatccatgctggtggctgtcaccacatcctgtggcagataattccatggattaattatgcattgtatgaaaaagtacttccttttgtcggccctaaatttcttggcaatcagtttcatggaatgacccctggttctagtgttgtgagaaagagaaaaaaaagagagagagaaatatctctctccacaccatgcataaatttatagacctctatcatgtctcccctcagttggctttttaaaaaaaacctaaaaagccccaggtgttgtagccttgcctcataaggaaggtgctctaggaaaAAAACCTCTTGAAACAAAACCTCAGTACTTGTCATTGAAACAATAGGCTCCTTCAGAAGTTACTCTGAAGGCTCACTGTACCATGAGTGGTGGGCTAAGGAGGTGGAAGACCCGTCCCTGCCCTGTCACTCATTCCAGTGCCCCGTTGCCCAAGGGGATTGATgcggcttgtctgaagagggaaaagccctcTCCATGATGGCAGGTGGACCTGTGATTGACGAGAATGACAACCCTTGCCTAATATCTATAGGCGAGTACAGATGTCACGCAGAACCATGGTTGAAGTCGAGCTTCATGTGACATTCCTCAGCCTCAGGAGTGCATGCTGCCCTCTCCTATCCCTACATGAGCTTCTACTTCGTATCTAGGTTAGcataagcaggggcgtagctaggggagagaggacccgtgttcatccctctctctggcagccccccagagtgagggaggcaatgaagaaaatagggagggagggatctggagggccctcagaagctgggggcccatgttctttgaaccctttcactcaattatagctacgcccctgagcataaGCAGAGACtgggcatgacatctgaactgaccgatctcagcttattctaacctacttgtttcagagaacctgagatctgaacccaaggACTGAAGTGAAGTGAAGCAAGTAGCCTAGAAGCCGAGATTGGTTTGTTTGGACGCCAcaaccaatctcagtttattgTAACCTAGATAGGAAGCAGATACTTGCGCAGGGAATGCGGGGAGGAGCATGCACTCCCAAGGCTGAAGGGGCATCGCACAGAGCTCGGATCTGAGTGAGGttccacataatgtctgaaccatCCCAAATTTGTATTGATATAAACACTATGCAATAATCCCCTTGCCCGAAGTCCATAAGTGCAGTACCTTTTTGATAGTATTTTGAGTTGTGTGTCCATCTGAATCCAGTGCAGAGGCCAAAGTCAGTCAATTTGATGTGTCCATCGAGATCAATCAGAATGTTATCAGGCTTAATATCTCTGTGGATAAACCCCATTTTGTGCACACTCTCTATGGCCAATGTGAGTTCAGCAATGTAAAACCGAGCTAGCTTTTCTGGGAAGACTTCCATCCGGATCAGCAAACTCATCATGTCTCCACCAGGGATATAGTCCATCACGAAGTATAGGTTCTCTTTGTCTTGAAAGGAGTAGTACAGCTTAACCACCCACTCGTTGTCTGCCTCTGCAAGGATATCCCTCTCTGCCTTGACATGAGCCACCTGGTTACGATTCAGCACGTCTTTCTTCCTCAAGGTTTTCATAGCGTACAGAGCATGAGTGTCCACCTTGCAGGCCAGGCATACTTCCCCAAAAGCACCAATGCCCAGAGTCTTGATTTTCACGAACATCGATTTGTCCATTTTGGCTCTTTTCAGCCTGTTGTAGTTGGACTCCTTTTGGTAGAGGATTTTTCTCATTTGCTCTTGCTCTGCTTCACAAAGGCCAGCCTTGATAGCAAAGGGGTAGGATAGGGTGGTTAGGGGGAGACAAAAGAGAAACCCAAATAGTCAGGATAAATTATAAATTGTCTGACGATGTCATGAGAAACATGTTAGTAAGAGAGAATCAAACTAAAAACCCAAGATATTTTTTGTTCTGTCTCAGCttctaaatatttaaaaatatacaaccTGCGACTGTCTGTATGCTGAACATGCGCACAACCACGGTGCAATGGCTGGCATGTGCACAACTAGAGCCATCTTAATTCTGTGCTTCTACAGTCGCATCACAGAAACATAAAATCTGGTCATCACGAGAAGTTCAGTCCTCTCTACCCCACCATATTCTATAGCCCACAGGCAGGGAAACTGAGTTGAAAAAGTGCTCAAACAATCCCTGATAAAGTCTCAGAAACCAAATTGGATCCGAGGAAGACATCAGTGTAGTTTTGTAGAGCTGGTGTACtacagtggctaagagactgagctacgaATCAAGACTCCCCCTTTTGAATCTCACTTCTGCCATGAACTTggctaggtggccttaggcaagccactccctctcagcttcAGCTCCGCCCCCCGCAATATAGGGATAATATACTTATTTTACAGAGCTGTTTTAAGGATGAAAACAAGAAGTTAATGTGAAGCGTTTTGACCATCTGACAGtgttatataaatgctaagtattgttATTACTTTCTGCTCCTCCCTCCATGAttaggagaagggggagaaaagaaCACAAATTATACCCAGTAATGTGTCAAAAGCTTTAGAAAGCTGGAAATGTCAACTctttgggcaggttcacacaatcaatctCATGTTAGTTTGATAAAAATCTGATATTCTTGAGGCATGCACCCTTACATGGAGTGTTTTGTCTGAACATATCCATTACTAGGAATCTCAGATTGGAACCACACCAAACCAACATGAAGTCCAGACAGGTAATCTTAGATCCGAAGTTAGTTTGATTATCCCGGCTTCATATTGGTTTGGTGCAGCGCCAATCTGAGATTCCTAGTAATGGCTGGGCTAACACAAGATTCTCCACGGGACTCAAACTAACATGAGATTGATTGTGTGATCCCCACCTATGTTCTTGGATGAAAGCATAATGCTACATCTCAGAATATGAAATATCTGTAATATCTGTaatacacattatgttaaatatgGAAGACTGTCCTGTGAAGTTACTCTCATTCCAGTTCGTCATCTATTACAGCATTTATGAAAGTaaaagcacacaaacacacacaaaataattaCTTTGGCCATTTCTTGCTCCAACTGCAGACGGCGATTAATTTTTTGCTGGTAGGTCTTTATGACATTCTCTACATGCTGCTCCATGTAGAACTTAAAGGCAAATGGTGAATAACTCTTAATCCGGGATTCTCTTTTCTCTTCATCTTTGCCATTCTTCCGCACTGGCACAGGGGATGTCTGGATCTGTTTTTTGTCCTTCCCCATTTTTTCCACTTTGGCCATTTTGATTTTCTCGTTCTTTTCCCCATTTTCTTCAGCTTTGTTAGCTGCTGAGTTTTGGACTCCCCGAAGGGTCTGCTCTATTCCTGTACGTAAACAGTTGATATTAAACTGCTCAGAGCTACCAGGCAGCAGCAAATGCTTAGGGTATGGTGGGGGTGGACACCGGAGCTCCTGATTGCTATAATCAATCTCTAATTGATAGGCATTAGTTACTCCGACAGGTAGGGGGTGCTGTTCGATCATTCCTAAACTATCCACAGCTGAAGACTGTGCAGGTAACCAGCCTGGGTGAGCAGGGCCCACAGCAGTctgaggttcaggcctcattacTCTTGTGCTCTTCACTGGTTGGAGAATATGAGCAGATGTGACCGCTGTGATGGTATTCGGAGGAGTAATGGAAGCATCAGCTTTGCTTGAAGGTGTCTGCCTCATGGATACAGGTATCTGTTGCTGATGGTTATTAAATGAATTGGTTCTGCTTGGCACACAGGCTTCTGGTCTGAAGGGCCCAAGTTGCCGGGGAGAAGCTTCCAATGTTGGGTTTTGTAATGAATCGCGTCGAGAGGAGGACGACGATGAGGAGGAAGACGTTGCTTGCCATTGCTGAACTTGAGGGTTACTCATATCATACAGGTCCATGTTCAGGCTGTTTCTAGATGGCGTCAACAGACCCTGTGGCGGGCTGTCTGAAAATTCATTTGTAAATGCCGGGCCTCTGGTGATCACATGCATTGGGTGAGAAGATGGGATTGGTTGCTTGTGATGAGGGTGTGGCATATATAGGCCTGTTGGCGCCTGCTGGAACCCGTGGCCAGAATTATTCTGAACAACCGTTCCTTTGTTTGGGAGGCTCGgataccctccctcctgctgcaacttGTTTTGAAAAGACTGACTTCGCTGAATGCTATATCCGAGagcctctccctgcaccatcatAGGCTGCCTGCTGTAATG of the Hemicordylus capensis ecotype Gifberg chromosome 3, rHemCap1.1.pri, whole genome shotgun sequence genome contains:
- the LATS2 gene encoding serine/threonine-protein kinase LATS2 isoform X1 → MRPKTFPATTYSGNSRQRLQEIREGLKQPTKSSSQGLPIGPGGDGSLDPKILVGKDAARQQQMRPAAKFGPYQKALREIRYSLLPFANELGTTSATVEVNRQMLQELVNAGCDQEMAIRALKQTGSRSIEAALEYISKMGYLDPRNEQIVRVIKQTSSGKGIMPNNVSRRPSFEGSSESFPSYHQISNPAYEGTGFGAEAANMLSEVPRPYMDYLLSASQSATLNGPVQRPPSVGSHNTPGSHPQKTYPANIDYPVASHSNQALQLQGTHGPNSPHYSRQPMMVQGEALGYSIQRSQSFQNKLQQEGGYPSLPNKGTVVQNNSGHGFQQAPTGLYMPHPHHKQPIPSSHPMHVITRGPAFTNEFSDSPPQGLLTPSRNSLNMDLYDMSNPQVQQWQATSSSSSSSSSRRDSLQNPTLEASPRQLGPFRPEACVPSRTNSFNNHQQQIPVSMRQTPSSKADASITPPNTITAVTSAHILQPVKSTRVMRPEPQTAVGPAHPGWLPAQSSAVDSLGMIEQHPLPVGVTNAYQLEIDYSNQELRCPPPPYPKHLLLPGSSEQFNINCLRTGIEQTLRGVQNSAANKAEENGEKNEKIKMAKVEKMGKDKKQIQTSPVPVRKNGKDEEKRESRIKSYSPFAFKFYMEQHVENVIKTYQQKINRRLQLEQEMAKAGLCEAEQEQMRKILYQKESNYNRLKRAKMDKSMFVKIKTLGIGAFGEVCLACKVDTHALYAMKTLRKKDVLNRNQVAHVKAERDILAEADNEWVVKLYYSFQDKENLYFVMDYIPGGDMMSLLIRMEVFPEKLARFYIAELTLAIESVHKMGFIHRDIKPDNILIDLDGHIKLTDFGLCTGFRWTHNSKYYQKGSHIRQDSMEPSDLWDDVSNCRCGDRLKTLEQRAKKQHQRCLAHSLVGTPNYIAPEVLLRKGYTQLCDWWSVGVILFEMLVGQPPFLAPSPTETQLKVINWENTLHIPSQIKLSPEASDLITKLCCAAEERLGRNGADDIKVHPFFDSIDFSTDIRRQRAPYVPKISHPMDTSNFDPVDEDGPWDDASEDSTRAWDPQTSSGGKHTEHAFYEFTFRRFFDDNGYPFRYPKPSRPEVSQSENSDVESKDGLDQTGACQPVYV
- the LATS2 gene encoding serine/threonine-protein kinase LATS2 isoform X2, with product MAIRALKQTGSRSIEAALEYISKMGYLDPRNEQIVRVIKQTSSGKGIMPNNVSRRPSFEGSSESFPSYHQISNPAYEGTGFGAEAANMLSEVPRPYMDYLLSASQSATLNGPVQRPPSVGSHNTPGSHPQKTYPANIDYPVASHSNQALQLQGTHGPNSPHYSRQPMMVQGEALGYSIQRSQSFQNKLQQEGGYPSLPNKGTVVQNNSGHGFQQAPTGLYMPHPHHKQPIPSSHPMHVITRGPAFTNEFSDSPPQGLLTPSRNSLNMDLYDMSNPQVQQWQATSSSSSSSSSRRDSLQNPTLEASPRQLGPFRPEACVPSRTNSFNNHQQQIPVSMRQTPSSKADASITPPNTITAVTSAHILQPVKSTRVMRPEPQTAVGPAHPGWLPAQSSAVDSLGMIEQHPLPVGVTNAYQLEIDYSNQELRCPPPPYPKHLLLPGSSEQFNINCLRTGIEQTLRGVQNSAANKAEENGEKNEKIKMAKVEKMGKDKKQIQTSPVPVRKNGKDEEKRESRIKSYSPFAFKFYMEQHVENVIKTYQQKINRRLQLEQEMAKAGLCEAEQEQMRKILYQKESNYNRLKRAKMDKSMFVKIKTLGIGAFGEVCLACKVDTHALYAMKTLRKKDVLNRNQVAHVKAERDILAEADNEWVVKLYYSFQDKENLYFVMDYIPGGDMMSLLIRMEVFPEKLARFYIAELTLAIESVHKMGFIHRDIKPDNILIDLDGHIKLTDFGLCTGFRWTHNSKYYQKGSHIRQDSMEPSDLWDDVSNCRCGDRLKTLEQRAKKQHQRCLAHSLVGTPNYIAPEVLLRKGYTQLCDWWSVGVILFEMLVGQPPFLAPSPTETQLKVINWENTLHIPSQIKLSPEASDLITKLCCAAEERLGRNGADDIKVHPFFDSIDFSTDIRRQRAPYVPKISHPMDTSNFDPVDEDGPWDDASEDSTRAWDPQTSSGGKHTEHAFYEFTFRRFFDDNGYPFRYPKPSRPEVSQSENSDVESKDGLDQTGACQPVYV